CTACGAAGATCTTGACAGGGCCACCCAGAAGGAATTTCTGGAGATTATAACCAAGGAGTCCATGCGCCTTACTCAATTGATAAACGGCATATTGGACCTGGCAAAAATTGAGTCGGGAACGGTAACAAAAAATCATGTGAAAGTAGACATGGTGAAGGTGATAACGGACAGCATGAAGGCCCTGAAACCGCTGGCCAGGGAGAAGGGACTGTCCCTTGAGTTCGTGCAGCCGGACGAACCGCTTCCCCTCGTCAAGGGCGACAATCTTCAACTCCCCCTGGTCATGGTGAACCTCTTGAATAATGCCATCAAGTTCACCGCTCAGGGCGGTATTACGGTAACCGCGAAAAAGGACAGGGAATACCTGCAGGTGGCGGTGAAGGATACCGGTGAAGGCATCTTCCCGGAAGAACAGAAGGTCATCTTTGAGGAGTTTTACCGGATTGCGGACAACATCGCGGGACGTCCGAAGGGCTCCGGGCTTGGCCTGACCATTTCGAAGAAGATCATTGAGTACCACGGCGGGACCATCTGGGCGGAAAGCGAACTCGGAAAGGGCAGCACGTTCACGTTCAGACTGCCGATCGACCTTGATGAGATGGCTCTGATACCGGAACGACAGGCCGCCGGCGCACGCAGGGCCAGGATCAGGAAAAACACCAGCCTCATTCTCGTCCTTGAACGTGACATAGCAGTCCGCCAGTTCCTGAGAGAACGGCTTGAGGCACTGGGGTACAGCACGATCGGCGCGGAGCCCGACAAGTCGGGGCTCACCATTGCGATGCAAGAGGACGTGGACCTTGTCCTCTCGGGTATTATAAACTACCAGGACACTGACGTGAATTTTCTCAAGGAACTGAACACAAAAGAGAAGACCTCAACCATCCCGATACTGATAACCTGCCTGTTGGCAGACCCCAAGCAGGGACTGCAGCTGGCGGCGAACGGTTTTTTATCAAAGCCGATAGACCGCTTTGACCTCCTGAAAGCAGTAGAGGAGGTGTCTCCGTCGGGTAAGGGGCCGTTCATCGGCATATGTCATGACCGTCTCGAGGGCAGGACGATCCAGCTGCTGTTTGGCGCGGAAAACCAGCCGTTTCTGCTTGCGGATGAATCTGCCGGCGTGGACGCCTGCCGCAGGGAAAAGCCTTCGCTCATATTCCTGGACACGACCCCTCCGATTTATTCCTGGCGGCATATACTCTCCGATTTACGCCAGGGCACGATCACATCCCAAATCCCGGTGATCCTGATAACTGACATGCTTATTACGCACGGGAATATCAGGACCGCAGCGCTGGGCAAGGGGACCTACGCTCCGGAACGAGGACATATCGAGCCCCTGCTGATGGCTATCGAGCAGATCATCGATCCTGAGAGGGCCCGAATGGAATGAAGCCCGGGACGGACGAAGGCCTTAGGGAAACCAAACTTTCTATAGTCATACCCGCATACAATGAAGCGCTGCGTATCGGTAAAACACTGGATAGTATCCGTGATTATATGAAGGTATGCGGATATTCCCATGAGATCATCGTGGTGGATGACGGCAGCAGCGACGATACGGCAATGGTGGTAAGAAAAGCCGCGGAGAAGCATCCCGCCATTGTCCTTCTCCAGAATGGCATGAATAGGGGGAAGGGGTATTCCGTTAAACAAGGGGTCCTTTTTTCCCGGGGACGCTTCGTACTGATGTCGGACGCCGATCTCTCCACTCCCATTGCAGAGCTCGGGAAATTATTCAAAGAGCTGGAAGAGGGAAATGATATTGCCATCGGTTCACGGTCTGTTTCAGGATCGATGGTTCTCAAAAGACAGAAGTGGTTTCGGCAGCTCATGGGAAAGACCTTCAATAAGCTCGTTCAGGCAATTGCCGTGTTTGGGATCCGTGATACCCAGTGCGGCTTCAAACTGTTCACCGCGGACGCGGCAAGGAGCGTGTTCTCCCTGCAAAGGATCGAGCGGTTCGCCTTTGATGTAGAGGCACTTTATCTTGCACGGAAGATGGATTTCGGGATCAGGGAGGTGCCGGTCATATGGGTGAATTCCCCCGACTCAAGGGTCAGCATCTTCAGGGATTCCCTTCAGATGCTCCGGGACCTTTTCAGAATACGATTTTATCATTACCGGCCGGAACGAGGAAAGTCTTAATCTTTGGAACTACTCAGGTCAAAATATTGTCCGCAGATTACGCAGATTTCACAGATTATTAACGGTCTCATAATAGGATTGACATAACACTTTGTGTCATCCCCGGATGCTCCTATCGGGGATATGGTTTTAACACCGGATTCCCGATTACACCTTCGGGAATGACAGTTTGATCGTATTGTTTCTATTTTGAGACGATTAATAAATCGAACCCGATTTTTTTTAATAAATCTGCGTCCATCTGCGAAATCTGCGGATAAAAAGGGTTGTGTCCTGTGTAACACTCTTTTAGATTCAGACGTACTGAATAGCTACAATTTTCTTTATACAATGAGAAGGAGGTATTGCGATATGGAAAATGTACTGGGTAAGAGAATGATCGATGAAGGGCTTGTTACCGAGGAGCAGCTTGAAAAAGCGCTGGACAGACAAAAAAGCAAAGGAGGAAGACTCGGTGAGAGCCTCGTTGCCCTCGGCTTGATAAAGGAGGACAAGCTCGCCACCTTTTTTAAGAATATCCCCCGTGAACCCAAAAATCTTGAGGAAACAGGCCTTGATCCCGGATTCATATCCGACCTGACCATGAAGCACATATACTTCATGGGAAGTTTTACGCTGAAAGACCTGGTTGATGCGATCAAACTGCCGACCTTGATCATGGACCAGACGGTCCAGTCCCTGAGAAAGGACAAGATGTGCGAAGTAAAGGGAGGGACCGGTTACGAGGCCACTACGTATCAATTCTCCATAACCGAGCTGGGAAGAAAAAGGGCACAGGAAGCGCTCGCTCTCTGCAATTACATTGGCGCGGCCCCTGTCATCCTTGCTGATTATACCAAACAGATGGAGTATCAGTCGGTGAAAAGCGTACTCGTGAACGAAGGGGTCATACAAAAGGCATTTTCCCACCTTGTCATCAGCGGTACCCTCATTGACCAGCTTGGCCCGGCGGTGAACTCGGGCAAATCCATTTTTTTATACGGTCCCCCGGGAAACGGAAAGACCGCAATAGCAGAGGCAATCGGCTCCCTGCTGCCCGGTGATGTCTGCATCCCCCATGCAGTGATCGTTGATCGTCAGGTGATAAAGGTCTTTGATCCTGTTAATCACAAACCGGTCATGGAAGAGATCCATGGGGATGCCAGATGGGTCCGGTGCAAACGGCCGATCATCATGGTGGGAGGGGAACTTACCCTCAAGATGCTGGACCTGGATTTTGACGAGGTGTTCAAATTCTATGAGGCCCCTCTTCAGATGAAGGCAAATGGGGGTATTTTTATCATTGACGACTTCGGTCGGCAGATGGTGAGGCCCATAGACCTCCTGAACCGATGGATCGTTCCCCTGGAGAGAGGAACGGATTTCCTCACCCTGCATACGGGCAAGAAGTTTGAGGTCCCGTTCGACGAGATCATCATATTTTCGACCAACATAGAGCCCAAGCAACTGGTGGATGAGGCCTTTCTGAGGAGGATCAGATACAAGATCATGATCGACCATCCGCCGGTGGAAGAGTATCGCCAGATATTCCAAAGGGTGGCCGAACATAAAGGGCTGGAACTCAGGAAAGATGTACTTGACTACCTGCTGAAGGAACACTATGAAAAGACAGGCGTCAAGTTGAATGCCTGCCACCCGAGGGATATCATCGATCAGATAATCGACATCGCCCGATACCGGGAGACCCCCCCGGTCATGACCAAAGAGATCATCGACGGGGCATGGGCGAATTATTTTGTAGAGCTTTAGCAACTGCTCGGGTCATATTTTGACGAGGGAAAATTATTCAGCGCGCGCGAAGAAACAACGGAAAATAATGATACTCACACAAGCATGGTTGCCGAAATATCATAGAGCCTCTTGCAAATGTCCCAATTCCGTCATTCCCGCCCCGGCTTTAATCATGCTGGGGCAGGCTTGAGCGGGAATCTGATTCTCACTGTTCGAAAAACCATATCCCCGATAGAGGCCCCCCGATTAAAACATTCGAGGGCAAGATTCGGGGCCTGCCCCCGCATGAATCAAGCGGGGGATGACAAACAGTTATGGAGGGCCTCCGTATTGTATTAATTTTAAAAAACCGCTCGCGCTATTTCTTATAGATAAGTAAGAAAAATTAATATCAAACAACGTTTGTCCTGTTTATGTTTTTCTTGACAAAGTTATGGCGTTGGCTTATCATTCACACGTTTTTAAAACACTTGTTAATGATAATTTTTCATCTTCTGCAGGGAGAGGCGTATGAGCCCCGGCACCTATCTTCCGGAACACTTTCTACCCGTGGTTGTTTTTTTGCTGCTCGGCGCCGCCGTCGGCATAGGGATGCTTGTCGTCGGCTGGATACTCCGGCCCCGGAATCCTTATCCCGAAAAGTTGCTGACGTACGAGTCCGGCATCACCCCCTTCATGGACGCCCACCAGAAATTCTCGATTCGCTATTACATCATCGCCATGCTGTTCCTCATATTCGACATCGAGGCCGTCTTTCTCTATCCCTGGGCCGTGGCCTATAACCACATCGGCCTGTACGGTTTTGTGGAAATGGTGTTCTTCATTGCCATCCTCCTCGTCGGGTATTTCTATGCCTGGAAAAAGGGGGCCCTCGAATGGGAATGATCCAGAATGTATTTGAAGAAGGATATATCTCGACGACCATCGACGGGTTCTTGAACTATTGCCGGTCGTGCTCCATCTGGCCCATGTCATTCGGGCTCGCATGCTGCGCCATTGAGATGATCCAGTATTATGCCGCGCCTCAGCATGATTTCGATCGCTTCGGCACGGTACCGCGCCCGTCGCCGCGACAGTCGGACCTGCTCCTGGTGGCCGGGACGCTTACAAAAAAGATGGCCCCGGTCGTACGGCGCGTATACGATCAGATGCCCGAACCGCGGTATGTCATCGCCATGGGAAGCTGCGCCGCTTCCGGCGGCATTTTCAATACCTACAGCGTGGTACAGGGTGTGGACAATATCATTCCGGTGGATGTGTACATCCCTGGTTGCCCGCCGCGGCCCGAGGCACTGATGAACGGGATCATCAAGCTGCAGGAAAAGATCAGAAAAGAGCACTACATTCGAAAATAGCTCCAGCGCGACACATTCAATACTCCGTTTTATCGTTCCAGCGGCACCGATCCACCCAGCATCAGTTTGCCTCATCAATCGTGAACAGTATATTTTATACCTGTGAGTTCTGAGGACGAATGGATCCCTTACAGATCGCCAAAATCATAGAAGAAAAATTTGCGGGCCAGGTGCTCGGCACGACAACCCATGCAGGGCAGGTGGGCGTGTCGCTCAAGAAGGACATGATCAGGGACATTTGCCTCTTCCTGCGCGACGAGACCGCGATACACATGGACCACCTTGCAGATCTCACGGCAGTCGATTATTCCCGGTATCCGGGAGATACCGGTCCGCGGTTCGAGGTCGTGTATACGATGATATCGATCGTACACCGCCATCGCATACGATTAAAGGTAAGAGTGCCGGAAGAAGACCCGCGGGTGGACTCGGTCACCCCGGTTTGGCAAACGGCGAACTGGCATGAGCGCGAGACCTACGACCTCATGGGGATCAAGTTCGATGGACATCCTGATCTTCGCAGGATACTTATGCCCGAGGACTGGGAAGGGCACCCGCTGAGGAAAGAATATCCGCTGAAAGGTTATTAACAGCAGGGTTTAGGGTTCTGGGTACAGGGTTCAGGAACTAATTGTTGTTTTGCCTGGACCCTGGCCCCTGTACCCTGACCCCGTTTTCATGGTGAATATTATGTCCGCTGCCGAGACAAAAGAAAGAGTACAAAAAGAAATAACGCTCAACATGGGTCCGCAGCACCCCAGCACGCACGGGGTGCTCCGTCTGGTATTGGACCTCCAGGGCGAGACCATTGTCAGCATCGATCCGCAGATCGGTTACCTCCATCGGGGGATCGAGAAGTGGATGGAGAGCAAGACCTACCACCAGGTCATTCCGATGACCGACCGGCTGGACTACATCTCATGCATGTGCAACAACCTCGGATATGTGACCGCGGTCGAAAAACTGGCTGAGATCGTTGTACCCGAACGGGCGCAGTTCCTCCGGACGCTTACCGCGGAGCTTACCCGCATCAGTTCACATCTCATCTGGCTCGGCACCAGCGCGGTGGACATCGGCGCCATGACGGTCCTGTTGTACGCGGCGAGAGAACGGGAGCTTATCCTCGATCTCCTCGAAATGGCGACCGGCGCGAGACTGACCGTGAGCTATGCGCGCATCGGCGGGGTGCGGAATGACGTCCCCCGTGACTTCCTTGATAAATGCCGTGAGTTCACCGAGCTCTTCCCCAAGAGGCTCGAGGAGTACGATACCCTGATCCGGGAAAACCGTATCTGGCTCAAACGCACCAAAGGCATCGGCGTAATGACCGCCGGAGAAGCGATACAGTACGGGCTTACCGGGGCCTCACTGAGAGGATCGGGCGTCAACTATGATCTGCGCAAGGTCGAGCCGTACGCTGCCTACGATAAGGTGGATTTTGATATCCCCCTGGGGAAGAACGGCGACGTGTACGACCGGTACGTCGTGCGTCTCGGCGAACTCCGCCAGAGCAACCGCATTATCAAACAATGCCTTGATATGATGCAGCCCGGACCGGTCGTGACCGATGACCCGCGCTACGCCATTCCCGATAAGATGAAGGTCATGCAGGACATGCAAACGCTGGCCCATCAGTTCGTGCTGATGAGCAAATGGGTCCCCATGCCCAAGGGCGAGGTGTACGTGGCCACGGAAGGCCCGAAGGGCGAGCTTGGCTTCTATATTGTAAGCGACGGGAGCGGCAGACCGTATCGGATCAAGATCCGCGCCCCCTCGTATGTGAACCTGAGCGCCCTTTCGAAGATGGTGACCGGCCATATGATGGCGGATGTTGTCGCCTGTATCGGGACGATCGATATTGTGCTCGGCGAGTGCGACCGATAGGGGAGAGGCACCCGGATGAAACTGAGAGAAATCATTAAACTTCTGCAGGCCGATGTTCTTGTCGGGGATGATCTGATCGATGAGATCGAGGTGGACAGCTGTTTCAGCGCCGACCTCATGAGCGACGTGCTCGGCCGTGCTCACGCGAACGGCATCATGATCACCGGGATCACGAATCCCCAGGCGGTACGGACCGCGGATATTGCCGATATCAAGGCAGTCTGCCTGGTGCGCAGAAAGCTGCCGGAGGCGGAGACCCTGGCCCTGGCAAAACAGAAACAGATCCCGCTCTTCACGACCAAGCTGACCATGTTCGAGGCGTGCGGCATTCTATACATGAACGGGCTCAGGGGAGTGGCCGAGCGGCAATAGGCGATGACACAGCAGGGTAAAGAGCAGGGGTCCCAGGACCGGGTTACCAAGACCCAGGAGATGGTCTACGAGATCACCGTGGGCGAGGTCATGGCCACCAAGGTGTTTACCGTGCGGCCGGAACAGACCATGTCGGAGCTCAGGCTCATCATGCGGGACAACCGGATTTCCGGCACACCGGTGGTCGAGCACGGGAAGCTGGTGGGCATGGTCAGCATCGAAGACCTGATCAACGCCTTGAATGACAACGAGCTCAACGCCCCCATCCGGTCGAAGATGACGACCAATGTGGACTGCCTGTACATGGACGAGCCCCTGGTACACTGTATTGCCAAGTTTTCCCGGTACGGTCATACGCGGTATCCGGTTGTGGACCGAAAGGGGCTTCTGGTCGGCATCATCACCAAAGGGAACATCGTCGAAGGACTGCTCAGGAAGCTTGAGATCGAATACGCGCGGACCGAGACGAAGGTAAACGAAGCGCGTCAGCGGCCCACGATGCGGCAATTCTTTGAGGATGTCACTGCCGATGAGATCAGTTTCAGCTTCAAGTACTATATTGCCGGCCAGACCCTGAAGGATGCGGGCAAGGCGGCGAGCGAACTCAAGCACGCGCTCAAAAAACTGGGAGTCTGTCCGCCGATCCTCAGGCGGATCGGGGTCGCCACCTACGAGGCGGAGATCAATCTCGCCTCGTACACCAAGGGCGGCGAGATCTACGCTCAGGTGGAGAAGTGGGGGGTCATCGTCGAGGCGATCGACAGCGGCCCGGGGATCCCCGATGTCGAGCTCGCGATGAAGCCCGGATATTCCACAGCGTCCGACTGGGTGAGGGAACTCGGTTTTGGCGCGGGCATGGGTCTGGTTAATATCCAGAAATGCGCCGACGAGATGGACCTGAAATCAACCGTGCCCGGCGGAACACACCTGACCATGCGGTTCTACTATACGAGTTGACAGGGACCAGACAATGAACCTGAATGACCTTGTAAAAGAATTCGGTCTTGAAGTAAAGACCGCTTCCGATCAGCTTGACCGTGAGGTGAAGAGCGGATACGTGAGCGACCTCCTGTCGGATGTCCTTGCCCACGCGGATGAAGGGACACTCTGGGTCACGCTTCACATCCACCAGAACATCGTGGCCGTGGCATTGCACAAGGACCTTGCGGGTATCATTCTGGTGCAGAGCAGGCAGCCGGAAAAGGACACCATCGTCAAGGCCGAGGAAGAGAATATTCCGATATTGGTGAGCAGCCTTTCAGCATTCGAGCTGGTCGGAAGATTATACAAGGCGGGGATCCGTGGCGCTGAGGCGCATTAAGGCCGACCTGCACGTGCATACGTGTCTGTCTCCCTGCTCCGGACTGGACATGTCGCCCCTGGGGATCGTTCACGAGGCCCTTCGAAAAGGGCTCGACCTCATCGGCATCTGTGATCATAATTCCGCCGAGAACGTCCTGGCCGTCAAGAAGGCGGGCAGGCAGGCCGGGTTGATGGTGCTCGGCGGGATGGAGGTCGCTTCATCGGAAGAAGCGCACCTCCTGGTATTCTTTGACCGGGACGACGACCTGCTCCGGTTCCAGGAGTTCATCTACCGGCATCTGCACGGCAGGAATGATGAGCATGCCTTCGGCCGGCAGGTGATCGCGGATGATGAAGACGGGGTGACCGGTTTCTGCGACCGGCTTTTGATCGGGGCGACCTCGCTGCCGGCCTCGGATATCGTTGAAGCGGCGCGCGCGGCGCACGGTGACAGCCTGGTGATCGCGGCGCATGTGGACCGGGAGTCGTTCAGCATGATAGGACAGCTCGGGTTTATTCCGCCTCAGCTTGCCCTTGATGCTGTCGAGATCTCGCAGCACATGACCGTGGCCCAGGCAGCAGACCGCTTCCCCGATTGCAGGAAGTATCCGGTCATCACCGGTTCGGACGCTCACGGTCCTGAAGACATCGGAAAGCGGTTTACGTGCTTCACGATCGAAGACGGGACCGTGGCCGAGATCAAAAAAGCGTTGGCGGGAAAAGACGGCAGGAAGGCAGCGTGTTGAGACGGTGGAAGACATCTCCCTGCATATCCTCGATATAGCCGAGAATTCGGTCCGCGCCGATGCAAAGACAATTGAGATCATCATCGTTCGCGATACCGCGCACGACCTCCTCCGCATCGAGGTCAACGATGACGGCAGGGGAATGGATGCCGAAACGCTGGCGAAGGTCCGGGACCCTTTCTTCACCACCAAACACAAAAAGACGGGACTGGGGATCCCGCTCCTGTCCCAGGCGGCGGAGCAGGCCGGCGGAATGGTGACGGTGGACTCAGCTCCGGGCAAGGGAACGAAGGTTTCCGGTACGTTTCGCTGGAGCCATGTGGACCGGCCAGCGATCGGCAGCATGGCCGATACCGTGCTCACCCTGATCGCAGGCCACCCCGATCTTGATATCCTCTATGAAGTGCGGGAGGGCGGCCGGGTCTTCCGGCTCGATACGCGTCAGATCAGGAACGACCTTGGAGAGGTGCCGATGAATACTCCGGCGGCCCTTGTTGCGATCAGGGGCATGTTTGAAGAACAGATCAAATTTGAGTAACTGATGAGGCTCTCTCACACAAAGCCACAAAGACACGAAGAAAGGCTTTAAATCTCGGGGTAAAACCAAAAAAGCTAATTAATCTTCAGGCAGGTCTTCGTGTGCTTTGTGCCTTCGTGTGAGCACATGGTTTCAGGGTCCTGAGTAGTTAGAAATTTGAAATGTAACATTGCAAATTGCCAAGAGGTAAACGATGAGTAACGAAGCGGTTGAACAGCAGACTGCCACCAACAACGAGTTCGTGACGCCGGCGATGTACCTGAAGATCGACGGGATCGTCGCGCGGTACAAGGGCAAGCCCGGTTCGCTTATCCCCGTGCTCCAGCAGGCACAGGACGTATGCGGCTATCTGCCGCACGCGGTGCAGCGATACGTAGCCAGGGGGCTCGACATGTCGCCGAGCGTGGTCTTCGGCGTCGCAACCTTTTACTCTTTTTTCACGCTCGTGCCGCGCGGCAAGCACGTGATCCGGGTCTGTCTCGGCACTGCCTGCTATGTGAAGCGGAGCGAGGAGATTCTCGATAAGATCAAGGATGAGCTGGACATCGAGGTTGGAGAAGTGACGAGGGACAAGAAGTATTCCCTTGAGGCCGTGAGGTGCCTCGGCGCGTGTGGTCTTGCGCCGGTGGTCGTTATCGGCCAGGACACCTACGGTGACGTTGCCGCCACGAAGGTGATGGAAATCGTTAATAAGTACGAGTAGCTTCCGCGATTGCGGAGACTTCGACGAGACTTCGGCGTGAGCTCAGTCGAACGCTCAGTCGAGTCGTTCGGATTGCGGATTGCGGAATGAGGATGGGTACCCATGGCAAAACTGACGATCGCTGATCTCAAAAAGATCAAGGAAGAATACCATCAGGGACTGCGCGAGGGCGGGTTTCGGGCAAAGATCACGGTGCACATGGGGACCTGCGGGATCGCCGCGGGCGCCCGGGGCATCATGAACACGATC
The nucleotide sequence above comes from Nitrospirota bacterium. Encoded proteins:
- a CDS encoding NADH-quinone oxidoreductase subunit C: MDPLQIAKIIEEKFAGQVLGTTTHAGQVGVSLKKDMIRDICLFLRDETAIHMDHLADLTAVDYSRYPGDTGPRFEVVYTMISIVHRHRIRLKVRVPEEDPRVDSVTPVWQTANWHERETYDLMGIKFDGHPDLRRILMPEDWEGHPLRKEYPLKGY
- a CDS encoding NADH-quinone oxidoreductase subunit B, yielding MGMIQNVFEEGYISTTIDGFLNYCRSCSIWPMSFGLACCAIEMIQYYAAPQHDFDRFGTVPRPSPRQSDLLLVAGTLTKKMAPVVRRVYDQMPEPRYVIAMGSCAASGGIFNTYSVVQGVDNIIPVDVYIPGCPPRPEALMNGIIKLQEKIRKEHYIRK
- a CDS encoding ATP-binding protein, encoding MEDISLHILDIAENSVRADAKTIEIIIVRDTAHDLLRIEVNDDGRGMDAETLAKVRDPFFTTKHKKTGLGIPLLSQAAEQAGGMVTVDSAPGKGTKVSGTFRWSHVDRPAIGSMADTVLTLIAGHPDLDILYEVREGGRVFRLDTRQIRNDLGEVPMNTPAALVAIRGMFEEQIKFE
- a CDS encoding glycosyltransferase family 2 protein, yielding MKPGTDEGLRETKLSIVIPAYNEALRIGKTLDSIRDYMKVCGYSHEIIVVDDGSSDDTAMVVRKAAEKHPAIVLLQNGMNRGKGYSVKQGVLFSRGRFVLMSDADLSTPIAELGKLFKELEEGNDIAIGSRSVSGSMVLKRQKWFRQLMGKTFNKLVQAIAVFGIRDTQCGFKLFTADAARSVFSLQRIERFAFDVEALYLARKMDFGIREVPVIWVNSPDSRVSIFRDSLQMLRDLFRIRFYHYRPERGKS
- a CDS encoding NAD(P)H-dependent oxidoreductase subunit E, with the protein product MYLKIDGIVARYKGKPGSLIPVLQQAQDVCGYLPHAVQRYVARGLDMSPSVVFGVATFYSFFTLVPRGKHVIRVCLGTACYVKRSEEILDKIKDELDIEVGEVTRDKKYSLEAVRCLGACGLAPVVVIGQDTYGDVAATKVMEIVNKYE
- a CDS encoding ATP-binding protein — protein: MENDIPLEALSDMPSEGENAWYSQEAGLRLLLLALVFLTGNFFIPQRESLVPINVVLALALLFNLAVIFLNRRYGRMPAVPAVILTGDLLFMVMLCHFTGGADSPVAYLGISYLYLIVSRMGENKVKWFLLAYASAILLLPALDRHKLTYLAFKEYLLPALMNLALICALGWPAVLLAAKIRKEHGLQKATESTFHAFHNALHLRTQNLQSALEALTEAHEQLKKLDKTKTANFSNLTHEFRTPLASIKSFAEILSTYEDLDRATQKEFLEIITKESMRLTQLINGILDLAKIESGTVTKNHVKVDMVKVITDSMKALKPLAREKGLSLEFVQPDEPLPLVKGDNLQLPLVMVNLLNNAIKFTAQGGITVTAKKDREYLQVAVKDTGEGIFPEEQKVIFEEFYRIADNIAGRPKGSGLGLTISKKIIEYHGGTIWAESELGKGSTFTFRLPIDLDEMALIPERQAAGARRARIRKNTSLILVLERDIAVRQFLRERLEALGYSTIGAEPDKSGLTIAMQEDVDLVLSGIINYQDTDVNFLKELNTKEKTSTIPILITCLLADPKQGLQLAANGFLSKPIDRFDLLKAVEEVSPSGKGPFIGICHDRLEGRTIQLLFGAENQPFLLADESAGVDACRREKPSLIFLDTTPPIYSWRHILSDLRQGTITSQIPVILITDMLITHGNIRTAALGKGTYAPERGHIEPLLMAIEQIIDPERARME
- a CDS encoding NADH-quinone oxidoreductase subunit A — encoded protein: MSPGTYLPEHFLPVVVFLLLGAAVGIGMLVVGWILRPRNPYPEKLLTYESGITPFMDAHQKFSIRYYIIAMLFLIFDIEAVFLYPWAVAYNHIGLYGFVEMVFFIAILLVGYFYAWKKGALEWE
- a CDS encoding ATPase — its product is MENVLGKRMIDEGLVTEEQLEKALDRQKSKGGRLGESLVALGLIKEDKLATFFKNIPREPKNLEETGLDPGFISDLTMKHIYFMGSFTLKDLVDAIKLPTLIMDQTVQSLRKDKMCEVKGGTGYEATTYQFSITELGRKRAQEALALCNYIGAAPVILADYTKQMEYQSVKSVLVNEGVIQKAFSHLVISGTLIDQLGPAVNSGKSIFLYGPPGNGKTAIAEAIGSLLPGDVCIPHAVIVDRQVIKVFDPVNHKPVMEEIHGDARWVRCKRPIIMVGGELTLKMLDLDFDEVFKFYEAPLQMKANGGIFIIDDFGRQMVRPIDLLNRWIVPLERGTDFLTLHTGKKFEVPFDEIIIFSTNIEPKQLVDEAFLRRIRYKIMIDHPPVEEYRQIFQRVAEHKGLELRKDVLDYLLKEHYEKTGVKLNACHPRDIIDQIIDIARYRETPPVMTKEIIDGAWANYFVEL
- the nuoD gene encoding NADH dehydrogenase (quinone) subunit D, whose translation is MSAAETKERVQKEITLNMGPQHPSTHGVLRLVLDLQGETIVSIDPQIGYLHRGIEKWMESKTYHQVIPMTDRLDYISCMCNNLGYVTAVEKLAEIVVPERAQFLRTLTAELTRISSHLIWLGTSAVDIGAMTVLLYAARERELILDLLEMATGARLTVSYARIGGVRNDVPRDFLDKCREFTELFPKRLEEYDTLIRENRIWLKRTKGIGVMTAGEAIQYGLTGASLRGSGVNYDLRKVEPYAAYDKVDFDIPLGKNGDVYDRYVVRLGELRQSNRIIKQCLDMMQPGPVVTDDPRYAIPDKMKVMQDMQTLAHQFVLMSKWVPMPKGEVYVATEGPKGELGFYIVSDGSGRPYRIKIRAPSYVNLSALSKMVTGHMMADVVACIGTIDIVLGECDR
- a CDS encoding PHP domain-containing protein, whose protein sequence is MALRRIKADLHVHTCLSPCSGLDMSPLGIVHEALRKGLDLIGICDHNSAENVLAVKKAGRQAGLMVLGGMEVASSEEAHLLVFFDRDDDLLRFQEFIYRHLHGRNDEHAFGRQVIADDEDGVTGFCDRLLIGATSLPASDIVEAARAAHGDSLVIAAHVDRESFSMIGQLGFIPPQLALDAVEISQHMTVAQAADRFPDCRKYPVITGSDAHGPEDIGKRFTCFTIEDGTVAEIKKALAGKDGRKAAC
- a CDS encoding DRTGG domain-containing protein, with amino-acid sequence MNLNDLVKEFGLEVKTASDQLDREVKSGYVSDLLSDVLAHADEGTLWVTLHIHQNIVAVALHKDLAGIILVQSRQPEKDTIVKAEEENIPILVSSLSAFELVGRLYKAGIRGAEAH
- a CDS encoding CBS domain-containing protein; the protein is MTQQGKEQGSQDRVTKTQEMVYEITVGEVMATKVFTVRPEQTMSELRLIMRDNRISGTPVVEHGKLVGMVSIEDLINALNDNELNAPIRSKMTTNVDCLYMDEPLVHCIAKFSRYGHTRYPVVDRKGLLVGIITKGNIVEGLLRKLEIEYARTETKVNEARQRPTMRQFFEDVTADEISFSFKYYIAGQTLKDAGKAASELKHALKKLGVCPPILRRIGVATYEAEINLASYTKGGEIYAQVEKWGVIVEAIDSGPGIPDVELAMKPGYSTASDWVRELGFGAGMGLVNIQKCADEMDLKSTVPGGTHLTMRFYYTS